The following are from one region of the Bradyrhizobium sediminis genome:
- a CDS encoding branched-chain amino acid ABC transporter permease, with amino-acid sequence MTELWQALAQGVLIGSTYGLLALGMGLVYGVSGVVNFSHGDFISLGMFMCLALYSALSLDPYASAVITIPVMTAIGAVVYRFLIRPMVGHQFLMIVQLTLGLSLVLQNGILMVFGGQPARTPSMVESKLIILGEIVLRVPHLIAFAVSFGLAIGLYVMLRSTDFGRSIRAVHQNAHAAALMGIDVGRVQVLTFALGIGILALAAALLLPGTPIQPSQGLRYTVITLLVVVLGGMTNFVGIMLGGLVIGISEAFGTIYLSGPLGHLMPYIIFVAIMLFRPQGLTWSSQR; translated from the coding sequence GGGCTGCTCGCGCTCGGCATGGGCCTCGTCTACGGCGTGAGCGGCGTGGTCAATTTCTCGCACGGCGATTTCATTTCGCTCGGCATGTTCATGTGCCTTGCGCTGTATTCCGCGCTGTCGCTCGACCCTTACGCGTCGGCGGTCATCACCATTCCCGTGATGACGGCGATCGGCGCGGTGGTTTACCGCTTCCTGATCCGGCCGATGGTCGGGCACCAGTTCCTGATGATCGTACAGCTGACGCTCGGCTTGAGCCTGGTGCTGCAGAACGGCATCCTGATGGTGTTTGGCGGCCAGCCCGCCCGGACGCCCTCGATGGTCGAGTCCAAGCTGATCATTCTCGGCGAGATCGTGCTGCGGGTGCCGCATCTGATCGCCTTTGCCGTATCGTTCGGGCTGGCCATCGGCCTGTACGTGATGCTGCGCTCGACCGATTTCGGCCGCTCGATCCGGGCGGTCCATCAAAACGCGCATGCCGCCGCGCTGATGGGCATCGACGTCGGCCGCGTTCAGGTCCTGACCTTCGCGCTCGGCATCGGCATCCTGGCGCTGGCTGCCGCGCTGCTGTTGCCGGGTACGCCGATCCAGCCCAGCCAGGGGCTTCGCTACACCGTGATCACGCTCCTGGTGGTGGTGCTCGGCGGCATGACCAATTTCGTCGGCATCATGCTCGGCGGTCTCGTGATCGGAATTTCCGAGGCTTTCGGCACCATCTACCTCTCCGGCCCGCTCGGCCACCTGATGCCCTACATCATCTTCGTGGCGATCATGCTGTTCCGCCCGCAGGGACTGACCTGGAGTTCCCAGCGATGA
- a CDS encoding branched-chain amino acid ABC transporter permease codes for MREEFYKTLMSPVWLGALVLTALLPFVLSSYYLHIVTLSLVYVALASSWNIVGGMAGQISMAHSLFIGIGAMLSSALLLKLGINMWLGMLISAVISGVLGAAIAWIDFRFQLGHLSFVLITLAFAEMGVIIVEGWDFLGGASGLMLPRDTGNFLAFQFGGGHGTFWVMLALAAVCIIVNLAILNTPLGYYLRTIRDNEKAAQAIGVNILRYKIAAMVISAVLASVVGTAYVRYLTFADPYLLISPVITIEIVLFATVGGLGRAFGPALGALLLVPLGEVLRGKLGGTLPGLHYFIYGVVVIAVILVTPRGLLPLFEAQWARWRARG; via the coding sequence ATGAGGGAGGAATTCTACAAGACCCTGATGTCGCCGGTCTGGCTGGGTGCGCTGGTGCTCACCGCGCTGCTGCCGTTCGTGCTGTCGAGCTATTATCTGCACATCGTGACGCTGTCGCTGGTCTATGTGGCGCTGGCCTCGTCCTGGAACATCGTCGGCGGCATGGCCGGCCAGATCTCGATGGCGCACAGCCTGTTCATCGGTATCGGCGCCATGCTGTCGAGCGCACTGCTGCTCAAGCTCGGAATCAACATGTGGCTCGGCATGCTGATCTCGGCGGTGATCTCGGGGGTACTGGGCGCGGCGATCGCCTGGATCGATTTTCGCTTCCAGCTCGGCCATCTCTCCTTCGTCCTGATCACGCTGGCGTTCGCCGAAATGGGCGTCATCATCGTCGAGGGCTGGGATTTCCTCGGCGGCGCCTCGGGCCTGATGCTGCCGCGCGACACCGGGAATTTCCTGGCGTTCCAGTTCGGCGGCGGACACGGCACGTTCTGGGTGATGCTGGCGCTGGCGGCGGTCTGCATCATCGTCAACCTCGCGATCCTGAATACGCCGCTCGGCTATTACCTACGCACCATCCGCGACAACGAGAAGGCGGCGCAGGCGATCGGGGTCAATATTCTCCGCTACAAGATCGCGGCGATGGTGATTTCGGCGGTGCTGGCCTCGGTGGTCGGGACCGCCTATGTGCGCTATCTGACCTTCGCCGATCCGTATCTTTTGATCTCGCCGGTCATCACCATCGAGATCGTGCTGTTCGCCACCGTCGGCGGCCTCGGCCGGGCCTTCGGACCAGCGCTCGGGGCGCTGCTGCTGGTGCCGCTCGGTGAAGTGCTGCGCGGCAAACTCGGCGGCACGCTGCCGGGACTGCACTACTTCATCTACGGAGTTGTCGTGATCGCCGTCATCCTGGTGACGCCGCGCGGGCTGTTGCCGCTGTTCGAGGCGCAATGGGCGCGGTGGCGAGCCCGCGGATAG
- a CDS encoding HpcH/HpaI aldolase/citrate lyase family protein, with the protein MRSFLFVPGDSVRKFESAKKTAADALILDLEDSIAPDQKVAARGITRDMLDARNPSQKIYIRVNALDTGMTLGDLAAVMPGRPDGIVLPKCAGAADVNHLALYLDAFEAASGIEQGTTRIVVVATETARAVTKLLDFEGASPRLWGMMWGAEDLAASLGASRNRTNGRYHGPFLLARDLCLISAAAAGVVAIDTIATNIDDLVALREEAIAARHDGFLSKAVIHPKHVDVVNAAFMPTEEEIAWSQKIVKAFADNPASGVVRIDGKMIDKPHLRAAEKILALGKRRA; encoded by the coding sequence ATGCGATCATTCCTGTTCGTTCCCGGCGACAGTGTCCGGAAATTCGAGAGCGCGAAGAAGACCGCGGCCGACGCGCTGATCCTCGATCTCGAGGATTCGATCGCGCCGGACCAGAAGGTGGCGGCGCGCGGCATCACGCGGGACATGCTGGATGCGCGCAACCCCAGCCAGAAGATCTACATCCGCGTCAACGCGCTCGACACCGGGATGACGCTCGGCGACCTCGCCGCGGTCATGCCGGGCCGGCCTGACGGCATCGTGCTGCCGAAATGCGCCGGCGCTGCCGACGTCAATCACCTGGCGCTGTATCTCGACGCGTTCGAGGCGGCGTCCGGGATCGAGCAGGGAACCACGCGGATCGTCGTGGTCGCGACCGAGACGGCGCGGGCGGTGACAAAGCTGCTCGACTTCGAGGGCGCCAGTCCACGGTTGTGGGGCATGATGTGGGGCGCCGAGGATCTCGCCGCCTCGCTCGGCGCCTCGCGCAACCGCACCAATGGCCGCTATCACGGGCCGTTCCTCCTGGCGCGCGACCTCTGCCTGATCAGCGCGGCGGCGGCGGGCGTGGTGGCGATCGACACCATCGCCACCAATATCGACGATCTGGTCGCGCTGCGCGAGGAGGCGATTGCCGCCCGCCATGACGGCTTCCTGTCGAAGGCCGTGATTCATCCGAAGCACGTCGACGTCGTCAACGCAGCCTTCATGCCGACGGAGGAGGAAATCGCCTGGTCGCAGAAGATCGTCAAGGCATTCGCTGACAATCCGGCTTCCGGCGTGGTCAGGATCGACGGCAAGATGATCGACAAGCCGCATCTGCGCGCCGCCGAGAAAATCCTGGCGCTGGGTAAACGTCGGGCCTGA
- a CDS encoding MaoC family dehydratase, with protein sequence MAGLYFEEFEVGREYHHEFSRTVTEMDNTMFSLLTMNPQPLHLDAHFSETTEYGQRLFNSLYTLGIMIGMSVYDTTLGTTVGNLGMTDVRFPKPVFHGDTLKAHTKIISKRISQSRPTQGIVEFEHTATNQRGEVVASCRRTGLMHCKPKA encoded by the coding sequence ATGGCAGGATTATACTTCGAGGAGTTCGAGGTCGGCCGCGAATATCATCATGAATTCAGCCGCACCGTCACCGAGATGGACAACACCATGTTCAGCCTGCTGACGATGAATCCGCAGCCGCTGCATCTCGACGCCCATTTCTCCGAAACTACCGAGTACGGCCAGCGGTTGTTCAACAGCCTCTACACGCTCGGCATCATGATCGGCATGAGCGTCTACGACACCACGCTCGGCACCACCGTCGGCAATCTCGGCATGACCGACGTCAGGTTCCCGAAGCCGGTGTTTCACGGCGACACGCTGAAGGCGCATACCAAGATCATCTCCAAGCGCATCAGCCAATCGCGGCCGACCCAGGGCATCGTCGAGTTCGAGCACACCGCGACCAATCAGCGAGGCGAGGTGGTGGCAAGCTGCCGCCGTACCGGCCTGATGCACTGCAAACCGAAAGCGTGA
- a CDS encoding enoyl-CoA hydratase/isomerase family protein, with product MAAELVRYAVSDAIAEITLDRAPVNALSIALIDALLEALRKAKEDEQVRAVIIASAHRVFCAGLDLDIVRGKRATETKGFLERLYFALNDIQYRMGKPTIAAVDGPARAGGMTIAISCDMVIAGDGATFGYPEIDVGLIPALHFVQLPRLVGKHQAFGPLFLGDPFDAATAFRMGLISEVVPKGTALERARAIAQRLAAKSPIVMKIGRDAFMRAVDADYRRAVENAAESFALVASTEDCQEGLNAFAEKRPPKYTGR from the coding sequence ATGGCTGCTGAACTCGTTCGCTATGCCGTTTCGGATGCGATTGCAGAGATCACGCTCGACCGCGCTCCGGTCAATGCGCTCAGCATCGCCTTGATCGACGCGCTGCTGGAAGCGCTGCGGAAGGCAAAGGAAGACGAGCAAGTGCGCGCGGTGATCATCGCCAGCGCCCACAGGGTGTTCTGTGCCGGGCTCGATCTCGATATCGTCAGAGGGAAGCGCGCCACCGAAACCAAGGGCTTTCTCGAGCGGCTCTATTTCGCGCTCAACGACATCCAGTACCGGATGGGCAAGCCGACCATCGCGGCGGTCGACGGGCCGGCGCGGGCGGGCGGCATGACGATCGCGATCTCCTGCGACATGGTGATCGCCGGCGACGGCGCGACGTTCGGTTACCCCGAAATCGACGTCGGGCTGATTCCGGCGCTGCATTTCGTGCAATTACCGCGGCTGGTCGGCAAGCACCAGGCCTTTGGTCCGCTGTTTCTCGGCGACCCCTTCGATGCTGCGACCGCGTTTCGCATGGGCCTGATCAGCGAGGTGGTGCCGAAGGGAACCGCGCTGGAGCGCGCGCGGGCCATCGCGCAGCGCCTGGCTGCCAAGTCGCCGATCGTGATGAAGATCGGCCGCGACGCCTTCATGCGGGCGGTCGATGCGGATTACCGCCGCGCGGTCGAGAATGCGGCCGAGAGTTTTGCGCTTGTCGCGAGCACGGAAGATTGTCAGGAAGGGCTCAACGCCTTCGCCGAAAAGCGGCCGCCGAAATATACCGGACGCTGA
- a CDS encoding CaiB/BaiF CoA transferase family protein produces the protein MTIERRMTPTHEAPYRGLRVLDFGQGIASPYCAMLLGVYGADVIKVEPPEGDWSRYLGTTYGSHTALSAVYNRGKRSLCLDLKSEQGIAIAKRLALDCDVLIEGFRPGVAARLGIGYEALAKDNAGLIYLSVSGFGQDGPYARRPGSDSVAQAFSGLVSVNVGNDSIPHRVGTTISDVATGVYAFQAIATALFARASVGTGRWIDVNLAQSTAALLGHKAAEYVLEGGAPRALNVPAGSYRTGDGWMMVTLVNEPQYKRLCAAIGRDDLASDPRFADFAKRADSADALMAQLREVFLSQSTETWLGRLHAADVLAERILTPGDWLHNVHVEATKAAVCQDTPGVGPVYAARTPGIAGLSEDDLRPAPDIGADSREVLLDAGFDSAAIDSLIGAGIVRTSQR, from the coding sequence ATGACGATCGAACGCAGGATGACGCCGACGCACGAGGCGCCTTATCGCGGCTTGCGGGTTCTGGACTTCGGGCAGGGCATCGCATCGCCCTATTGCGCGATGCTGCTCGGCGTCTACGGGGCTGACGTCATCAAAGTCGAGCCGCCCGAGGGCGACTGGTCGCGCTACCTCGGCACGACCTATGGCAGTCATACGGCGCTGTCGGCCGTCTATAACCGCGGCAAGCGGAGCCTGTGCCTTGACCTTAAGTCGGAGCAGGGGATCGCCATTGCCAAACGGCTCGCTCTTGATTGCGACGTCCTGATCGAGGGTTTCCGGCCCGGCGTCGCCGCCCGGCTCGGGATCGGCTATGAGGCGCTGGCGAAGGACAATGCGGGCCTGATCTATCTCTCGGTCTCTGGCTTCGGGCAGGACGGCCCCTATGCCAGGCGTCCGGGTTCGGATTCGGTGGCGCAGGCCTTTTCCGGCCTGGTCTCGGTCAATGTCGGCAACGACAGCATTCCGCACCGGGTCGGCACCACCATCTCCGACGTCGCCACTGGAGTTTACGCGTTCCAGGCCATCGCCACCGCGCTGTTCGCCCGCGCCAGCGTCGGGACCGGCCGCTGGATCGACGTCAACCTCGCGCAATCAACTGCCGCGCTGCTCGGCCACAAGGCCGCCGAATATGTGCTGGAAGGCGGCGCCCCGCGTGCGCTCAACGTGCCGGCGGGCTCCTATCGGACCGGCGACGGCTGGATGATGGTCACGCTGGTGAACGAGCCGCAGTACAAGCGCCTGTGCGCGGCGATCGGACGCGACGACCTCGCCAGCGATCCGCGCTTTGCCGACTTCGCCAAGCGCGCCGACTCGGCCGACGCGCTGATGGCGCAGCTTCGCGAAGTTTTCCTGTCGCAATCCACCGAGACCTGGCTCGGCCGGCTTCATGCGGCCGACGTGCTCGCCGAGCGGATCCTCACCCCCGGCGACTGGCTGCACAATGTTCATGTCGAGGCCACCAAGGCCGCGGTCTGCCAGGACACCCCCGGCGTCGGGCCGGTATATGCCGCGCGCACGCCGGGCATCGCGGGGCTGTCCGAGGATGATTTGCGGCCCGCGCCGGACATCGGCGCCGACAGCCGCGAGGTGCTGCTCGATGCCGGATTCGATTCAGCTGCCATCGACAGTTTGATCGGCGCCGGCATCGTGCGCACCTCGCAACGCTAG
- the uxuA gene encoding mannonate dehydratase has product MMLQGWRWYGPDDPVSLDDIRQAGATDVVTALHQMPIGEAWTRQAVAERKQIIENGQPGRTPLVWSVVESIPVPDDVKRLGGRATRSIEAWIASLEAVAAAGIGIVCYNFMPVVDWCRTDLEWELANGARALRFDQNRFAAFDLHILQRPGAAADYSPAAQARAKQVYEAMSLADIDYLVMVIASALPGSTTDALSIPQFRDRLEQYRGITSPVLRRHLIEFLARVAPVAEALGVTLTLHPDDPPRSLFGLPRIASTAEDYQALFDAVPSKANGICLCTGSLGVRAENDLPAMAKRFAPRIGFAHLRATKREADGLSFFEADHLDGDVDMIAVLKALLAENRRRTVADQIVFRPDHGHRMLDDLAPSKRTNPGYTAIGRLRGLAELRGAIRAIEYADRG; this is encoded by the coding sequence ATGATGCTGCAGGGATGGCGCTGGTACGGGCCTGACGATCCCGTATCGCTCGATGACATCCGGCAGGCCGGTGCAACCGATGTCGTTACGGCGCTGCACCAGATGCCGATCGGCGAAGCCTGGACGCGCCAGGCCGTAGCGGAGCGCAAGCAGATCATCGAGAACGGGCAGCCCGGCCGCACGCCGCTGGTCTGGTCGGTGGTGGAATCGATCCCGGTGCCTGACGACGTCAAGCGGCTCGGCGGCAGGGCCACGCGCTCGATCGAGGCGTGGATCGCCAGCCTGGAGGCGGTGGCCGCAGCCGGCATCGGGATCGTCTGCTACAATTTCATGCCGGTGGTCGACTGGTGCCGCACCGACCTCGAATGGGAGCTGGCGAACGGCGCCCGCGCGCTGCGTTTCGATCAGAACCGGTTTGCCGCCTTCGATCTGCACATTCTGCAACGGCCGGGCGCGGCCGCGGACTATTCGCCGGCTGCGCAGGCGCGGGCGAAGCAGGTTTATGAGGCGATGAGCCTGGCGGACATCGATTATCTGGTGATGGTGATCGCCAGCGCCTTGCCCGGCTCGACCACCGATGCGCTCTCGATTCCGCAGTTCCGCGACAGGCTCGAACAGTATCGCGGTATCACCTCGCCGGTGCTGCGCCGGCATCTGATCGAATTTCTGGCGCGCGTCGCGCCGGTTGCCGAAGCGCTCGGCGTGACGCTGACGCTGCATCCCGACGATCCGCCGCGCTCGTTGTTCGGCCTGCCGCGGATCGCTTCGACCGCGGAGGACTATCAGGCGCTGTTCGATGCCGTGCCCTCGAAGGCCAACGGCATCTGCCTGTGCACCGGCTCGCTCGGCGTCCGCGCGGAAAACGACCTTCCCGCGATGGCGAAGCGGTTCGCACCGCGCATCGGCTTTGCTCACCTGCGGGCGACGAAACGGGAAGCCGACGGCCTGTCGTTCTTCGAGGCCGATCATCTCGACGGCGACGTCGACATGATAGCGGTGCTGAAGGCGCTGCTCGCGGAAAACCGGCGTCGCACGGTTGCCGACCAGATCGTGTTCCGGCCCGATCACGGCCATCGCATGCTCGACGATCTCGCCCCGTCGAAGCGGACCAATCCCGGCTATACCGCGATCGGTAGGCTGCGCGGCCTCGCCGAACTGCGCGGCGCCATCCGCGCCATCGAGTATGCCGATCGCGGCTGA